A single Pedobacter sp. PACM 27299 DNA region contains:
- a CDS encoding 3-keto-disaccharide hydrolase: MNKKLFAMVVTGLLSFGSANALIAAPDATKINALQDIPGKDLIGRWDITVDENGKLAPSWLEVKLSGNRTLVGYFVAASGSARPVSEVKFQNGKFSFRIPPQWESGNQDFVIEGELKAGGIEGTMLTSEGKEYNWKGVKAPYLKRTSPVAWGKPIELFNGKDLTGWKALGKNQWVVKEGVLTSPQSGANLISDQKFEDFKLHVEFRYQKGSNSGIYLRGRYEVQIEDSPKEAHPSSVYFSGIYGFLPPSEINALGPDKWQSYDITLVGRMVTVVANGKTVISNQEIPGITGGALDSNEGEPGPIYFQGDHGPIEFRKIVITPAKK, encoded by the coding sequence ATGAATAAGAAACTTTTTGCGATGGTTGTCACTGGCTTGCTCAGTTTTGGATCAGCCAATGCGCTTATTGCCGCCCCAGATGCTACAAAGATCAACGCTTTACAAGACATTCCTGGAAAAGACCTGATTGGCAGATGGGACATTACCGTTGATGAAAACGGGAAATTAGCACCTTCCTGGCTGGAAGTGAAACTATCAGGAAACCGTACCTTGGTTGGTTATTTTGTTGCGGCCTCGGGTAGTGCCCGGCCGGTATCAGAGGTGAAATTCCAAAACGGTAAATTCAGTTTTAGGATTCCACCACAATGGGAAAGCGGCAACCAGGATTTTGTGATTGAAGGAGAACTGAAAGCTGGAGGAATTGAAGGCACTATGCTGACCAGTGAAGGTAAAGAATACAATTGGAAAGGGGTTAAAGCCCCATATTTGAAGAGAACAAGTCCTGTTGCCTGGGGAAAACCTATTGAACTGTTTAATGGGAAAGACTTAACCGGTTGGAAAGCCTTAGGTAAAAACCAATGGGTAGTGAAAGAAGGCGTATTAACCAGTCCGCAATCAGGGGCTAATCTGATCTCTGATCAAAAGTTTGAAGACTTTAAACTGCATGTAGAATTCAGGTACCAGAAAGGAAGTAATAGCGGCATTTATTTAAGAGGTCGTTATGAAGTTCAGATCGAAGACAGTCCGAAAGAGGCACATCCTTCCAGCGTTTATTTTAGCGGGATTTACGGATTCTTGCCACCAAGTGAAATCAATGCTTTAGGCCCTGATAAGTGGCAGAGTTATGATATTACTTTAGTCGGCAGAATGGTGACGGTAGTTGCCAATGGTAAAACCGTAATCAGCAACCAGGAAATTCCGGGAATTACTGGAGGTGCATTGGACAGCAATGAAGGCGAACCTGGACCGATCTATTTCCAGGGTGACCATGGACCAATTGAGTTCAGAAAAATTGTGATTACTCCTGCAAAGAAATAA